A window of the Brassica oleracea var. oleracea cultivar TO1000 chromosome C1, BOL, whole genome shotgun sequence genome harbors these coding sequences:
- the LOC106312392 gene encoding paired amphipathic helix protein Sin3-like 5 isoform X2 has protein sequence MKRVREEVYVEAQTRGQTNGRALTIGGGGGNMGGLTTNDALSYLKAVKDMFQDKKDKYDTFLALMKDFKAQRVNTDGVIASVKELFKGYDDLLLGFNTFLPKGYRITLPEKKPVAFGEAIDFVNKIKARFGDDNRAYKRFLDILNMYRKEGKSISSVYQEVTLLFQGHEDLLAEFVNFLPNNSGSGSGSSAVPHDRSSSLHPMHFNKKIKIGSRLDEYTAHSDQREDGDENLVAAGNSRGKSLNQGQWPPGEDNEDVVFGQKNNMVKGINELDLTDCVQCTPSYRHLPDDYPIPISSYRNSLGEKVLNDHWVSVTSGSEDYSFKHMRKNQYEESLFRCEDDRFELDMLLESVNAAIKRVETLLEKINNNTISTPICIKEHLSVLNLRCIERLYGDYGLDVMEILKKNSHIALPVILTRLKQKQEEWARCRFDFRKVWADVYAKNHHKSLDHRSFYFKQQDSKNLSTKGLVAEIKDISDGKHKEDPLHAISVGTKPSFTPDLEFSYSDTQVHADLYQLIKYYCEEICATEQSDKVMKLWVAFLEPMFGVPSRSQTSEAMIDVAKSKDNQEQHDACEAVKDSTCNVSLVSNLKLITPPTTPNKENPTVQGSSVAQETIQQDKLHVGAAMNIKDTQPVAPPRKDLLMEGVENRTDVIMGDQKVEREEDNVGNNKEQEHKGGAVCTEAKAKSNTLPKDDENKITHASGSKCGGQVSSDEEHKGAMNCDRLCSVIESENEAVGMINANESEDGSLTFSERYLQPVKPLAKHVPGALQVSESNSPNDSRVFYGNDSFYVLFRLHQMLYERIQSAKIHSERKWKAPDPDNTSPDSYTRFMDALYNLLDGSSDNTKFEDECRALIGAQSYVLFTLDKLVQKFVKHLHSVAADDTDTKLLQLYTYENYRKPGRFFDIVYHENARALLHEQNIYRIEYSSAQTRLAIQLMNNGNDHQPEVTAVTVEPGFANYLQNDFLSLVPDEERPGLFLKRNMAKMSGPDESSGMLRAMEGLKIINEVECKMACSSSKVKYEPNTSDLLYRSKQRKPKVNPDGLDNDKNPGSSETSRKRRISRFHMCLNRRLAALPLQRGFKHV, from the exons ATGAAGAGAGTTAGAGAAGAGGTTTACGTTGAAGCTCAGACACGAGGACAAAC AAATGGTAGGGCTTTAACGATAGGTGGAGGAGGAGGAAACATGGGAGGGCTAACAACGAATGATGCCCTGAGCTATCTCAAAGCTGTCAAGGATATGTTTCAAGACAAGAAAGACAAGTACGACACTTTCCTTGCACTCATGAAGGACTTTAAAGCCCAGAG AGTTAACACTGATGGCGTCATTGCAAGCGTAAAAGAGTTGTTCAAGGGCTATGACGACTTGCTTTTGGGTTTTAATACCTTCTTGCCTAAGGGTTACAGAATAACCCTTCCTGAGAAGAAGCCTGTGGCTTTTGGAGAAGCTATCGATTTTGTTAACAAGATCAAG GCGCGGTTTGGGGATGATAACCGTGCGTATAAAAGATTCCTGGACATCTTGAACATGTATAGAAAGGAAGGCAAGTCCATCTCCTCTGTCTATCAAGAG GTTACTCTGTTGTTCCAGGGCCATGAAGATCTGCTTGCTGAGTTTGTTAATTTCTTACCTAATAATTCAGGATCAGGTTCGGGAAGCAGTGCAGTACCGCATGATAGAAGTTCTTCACTTCATCCAATGCATTTTAACAAG AAAATAAAAATTGGAAGTAGGCTTGATGAGTATACCGCTCACTCTGATCAACGAGAAGATGGTGATGAGAATCTTGTGGCTGCTGGTAATTCTCGGGGAA AATCCCTTAATCAAGGTCAATGGCCGCCGGGAGAAGACAACGAGGATGTAGTCTTTGGCCAGAAAAATAATATGGTCAAGGGTATAAATGAACTGGATCTTACTGACTGTGTACAATGTACACCAAGCTATCGTCACCTGCCAGATGAT TATCCCATTCCTATTTCAAGCTACAGAAATTCACTAGGTGAAAAGGTACTCAATGATCATTGGGTTTCTGTCACATCGGGGAGTGAGGATTACTCATTCAAACACATGCGTAAAAACCAGTATGAAGAAAGCTTGTTTCGGTGTGAAGATGACAG GTTTGAGTTGGATATGTTATTAGAGTCTGTGAATGCAGCAATTAAGCGTGTGGAAACTCTTCTGGAGAAGATCAACAACAACACAATCTCTACACCAATTTGTATCAAAGAACACTTATCAG TGCTGAACCTAAGATGCATTGAGCGGTTGTACGGGGATTATGGGCTTGACGTTATGGAAATTCTGAAGAAGAATTCTCATATCGCCTTGCCAGTGATACTAACTCGCTTGAAGCAGAAACAAGAAGAATGGGCTAGGTGTCGCTTTGATTTCAGGAAAGTATGGGCTGATGTATATGCTAAGAATCATCACAAATCACTAGATCACCGTAGCTTTTATTTTAAGCAGCAGGACTCCAAGAATCTGAGCACAAAAG GTTTAGTGGCAGAAATAAAAGATATCAGTGATGGAAAGCATAAAGAAGACCCGCTTCATGCCATTTCTGTCGGAACTAAGCCCTCTTTCACCCCAGACTTGGAGTTCAGTTATTCCGATACTCAAGTTCATGCTGACTTATACCAACTAATCAAGTATTACTGCGAAGAAATATGTGCTACTGAACAGTCAGATAAAGTAATGAAGCTGTGGGTAGCCTTTTTAGAGCCCATGTTTGGCGTTCCTTCTAGGTCTCAAACTAGTGAGGCAATGATCGATGTGGCCAAGTCTAAAGACAACCAAGAGCAGCATGATGCATGTGAGGCAGTGAAGGACAGCACCTGTAACGTTTCTCTTGTCTCAAACCTAAAACTTATAACACCTCCAACAACACCTAACAAAGAAAACCCAACAGTACAAGGGAGCTCTGTCGCACAAGAAACCATTCAGCAAGATAAACTGCATGTTGGCGCAGCTATGAATATTAAG GATACCCAGCCGGTGGCACCACCCAGAAAGGATTTGTTAATGGAGGGTGTAGAGAATCGTACTGATGTAATAATGGGAGATCAGAAGGTCGAGCGAGAAGAGG ACAATGTAGGAAATAATAAAGAGCAAGAGCACAAAGGAGGTGCAGTCTGTACTGAAGCCAAAGCAAAGAGCAATACTCTCCCTAAAGATGATGAAAATAAAATCACTCACGCCTCAGGAAGCAAATGTGGTGGCCAAGTTTCTTCCGATGAAGAGCATAAAGGAGCTATGAACTGTGACCGGCTTTGCAGTGTGATTGAGAGTGAAAACGAGGCTGTAGGGATGATTAATGCCAATGAGAGTGAAGATGGATCTCTCACATTTTCAGAACGGTATCTGCAACCTGTAAAGCCCCTTGCAAAGCATGTGCCTGGAGCACTACAAGTCAGTGAAAGTAACTCTCCGAATGATTCTCGAGTTTTCTATGGGAATGATTCCTTTTATGTGCTTTTTAGGCTGCATCAA ATGTTGTACGAGAGAATACAATCTGCAAAGATACATTCAGAGAGGAAATGGAAAGCTCCAGATCCAGATAACACATCTCCTGATTCTTATACCAG GTTCATGGATGCTCTCTACAATTTACTTGACGGCTCGAGTGATAATACAAAGTTTGAAGATGAATGCCGAGCTCTTATTGGAGCACAATCATATGTTCTCTTCACATTGGACAAGCTAGTTCAGAAGTTTGTCAAGCAT CTTCATTCAGTTGCAGCTGATGATACAGACACCAAGCTACTGCAACTATACACATATGAGAACTACAGAAAACCGGGAAGGTTCTTTGATATAGTGTACCATGAGAATGCGCGAGCCCTTCTCCATGAGCAGAACATATACCGGATTGAATAT TCATCTGCACAAACCCGTCTCGCGATTCAACTTATGAACAACGGGAACGATCATCAGCCTGAAGTTACAGCTGTAACGGTGGAACCAGGTTTTGCAAATTATCTACAGAATGACTTTCTTTCGCTTGTACCTGATGAAGAAAGACCTGGTCTATTTCTGAAGAG GAACATGGCGAAAATGAGCGGTCCAGATGAATCTTCAGGGATGTTGCGTGCAATGGAAGGACTGAAGATTATCAATGAGGTCGAGTGCAAGATGGCTTGCAGTTCTTCCAAG GTCAAGTATGAACCAAACACATCAGATCTTCTGTATAGAAGCAAGCAGAGGAAACCAAAAGTGAATCCAGATGGGCTTGACAATGATAAAAATCCTGGTAGCAGTGAAACCTCGAGAAAGCGAAGAATATCGCGTTTTCACATGTGTCTGAACCGTAGACTTGCTGCCTTGCCTTTACAACGCGGCTTCAAGCAC GTGTGA
- the LOC106312392 gene encoding paired amphipathic helix protein Sin3-like 5 isoform X1, with product MKRVREEVYVEAQTRGQTNGRALTIGGGGGNMGGLTTNDALSYLKAVKDMFQDKKDKYDTFLALMKDFKAQRVNTDGVIASVKELFKGYDDLLLGFNTFLPKGYRITLPEKKPVAFGEAIDFVNKIKARFGDDNRAYKRFLDILNMYRKEGKSISSVYQEVTLLFQGHEDLLAEFVNFLPNNSGSGSGSSAVPHDRSSSLHPMHFNKKIKIGSRLDEYTAHSDQREDGDENLVAAGNSRGKSLNQGQWPPGEDNEDVVFGQKNNMVKGINELDLTDCVQCTPSYRHLPDDYPIPISSYRNSLGEKVLNDHWVSVTSGSEDYSFKHMRKNQYEESLFRCEDDRFELDMLLESVNAAIKRVETLLEKINNNTISTPICIKEHLSVLNLRCIERLYGDYGLDVMEILKKNSHIALPVILTRLKQKQEEWARCRFDFRKVWADVYAKNHHKSLDHRSFYFKQQDSKNLSTKGLVAEIKDISDGKHKEDPLHAISVGTKPSFTPDLEFSYSDTQVHADLYQLIKYYCEEICATEQSDKVMKLWVAFLEPMFGVPSRSQTSEAMIDVAKSKDNQEQHDACEAVKDSTCNVSLVSNLKLITPPTTPNKENPTVQGSSVAQETIQQDKLHVGAAMNIKDTQPVAPPRKDLLMEGVENRTDVIMGDQKVEREEGELSPTESFEQDNYEVYRDNGVECLQKLPDNVGNNKEQEHKGGAVCTEAKAKSNTLPKDDENKITHASGSKCGGQVSSDEEHKGAMNCDRLCSVIESENEAVGMINANESEDGSLTFSERYLQPVKPLAKHVPGALQVSESNSPNDSRVFYGNDSFYVLFRLHQMLYERIQSAKIHSERKWKAPDPDNTSPDSYTRFMDALYNLLDGSSDNTKFEDECRALIGAQSYVLFTLDKLVQKFVKHLHSVAADDTDTKLLQLYTYENYRKPGRFFDIVYHENARALLHEQNIYRIEYSSAQTRLAIQLMNNGNDHQPEVTAVTVEPGFANYLQNDFLSLVPDEERPGLFLKRNMAKMSGPDESSGMLRAMEGLKIINEVECKMACSSSKVKYEPNTSDLLYRSKQRKPKVNPDGLDNDKNPGSSETSRKRRISRFHMCLNRRLAALPLQRGFKHV from the exons ATGAAGAGAGTTAGAGAAGAGGTTTACGTTGAAGCTCAGACACGAGGACAAAC AAATGGTAGGGCTTTAACGATAGGTGGAGGAGGAGGAAACATGGGAGGGCTAACAACGAATGATGCCCTGAGCTATCTCAAAGCTGTCAAGGATATGTTTCAAGACAAGAAAGACAAGTACGACACTTTCCTTGCACTCATGAAGGACTTTAAAGCCCAGAG AGTTAACACTGATGGCGTCATTGCAAGCGTAAAAGAGTTGTTCAAGGGCTATGACGACTTGCTTTTGGGTTTTAATACCTTCTTGCCTAAGGGTTACAGAATAACCCTTCCTGAGAAGAAGCCTGTGGCTTTTGGAGAAGCTATCGATTTTGTTAACAAGATCAAG GCGCGGTTTGGGGATGATAACCGTGCGTATAAAAGATTCCTGGACATCTTGAACATGTATAGAAAGGAAGGCAAGTCCATCTCCTCTGTCTATCAAGAG GTTACTCTGTTGTTCCAGGGCCATGAAGATCTGCTTGCTGAGTTTGTTAATTTCTTACCTAATAATTCAGGATCAGGTTCGGGAAGCAGTGCAGTACCGCATGATAGAAGTTCTTCACTTCATCCAATGCATTTTAACAAG AAAATAAAAATTGGAAGTAGGCTTGATGAGTATACCGCTCACTCTGATCAACGAGAAGATGGTGATGAGAATCTTGTGGCTGCTGGTAATTCTCGGGGAA AATCCCTTAATCAAGGTCAATGGCCGCCGGGAGAAGACAACGAGGATGTAGTCTTTGGCCAGAAAAATAATATGGTCAAGGGTATAAATGAACTGGATCTTACTGACTGTGTACAATGTACACCAAGCTATCGTCACCTGCCAGATGAT TATCCCATTCCTATTTCAAGCTACAGAAATTCACTAGGTGAAAAGGTACTCAATGATCATTGGGTTTCTGTCACATCGGGGAGTGAGGATTACTCATTCAAACACATGCGTAAAAACCAGTATGAAGAAAGCTTGTTTCGGTGTGAAGATGACAG GTTTGAGTTGGATATGTTATTAGAGTCTGTGAATGCAGCAATTAAGCGTGTGGAAACTCTTCTGGAGAAGATCAACAACAACACAATCTCTACACCAATTTGTATCAAAGAACACTTATCAG TGCTGAACCTAAGATGCATTGAGCGGTTGTACGGGGATTATGGGCTTGACGTTATGGAAATTCTGAAGAAGAATTCTCATATCGCCTTGCCAGTGATACTAACTCGCTTGAAGCAGAAACAAGAAGAATGGGCTAGGTGTCGCTTTGATTTCAGGAAAGTATGGGCTGATGTATATGCTAAGAATCATCACAAATCACTAGATCACCGTAGCTTTTATTTTAAGCAGCAGGACTCCAAGAATCTGAGCACAAAAG GTTTAGTGGCAGAAATAAAAGATATCAGTGATGGAAAGCATAAAGAAGACCCGCTTCATGCCATTTCTGTCGGAACTAAGCCCTCTTTCACCCCAGACTTGGAGTTCAGTTATTCCGATACTCAAGTTCATGCTGACTTATACCAACTAATCAAGTATTACTGCGAAGAAATATGTGCTACTGAACAGTCAGATAAAGTAATGAAGCTGTGGGTAGCCTTTTTAGAGCCCATGTTTGGCGTTCCTTCTAGGTCTCAAACTAGTGAGGCAATGATCGATGTGGCCAAGTCTAAAGACAACCAAGAGCAGCATGATGCATGTGAGGCAGTGAAGGACAGCACCTGTAACGTTTCTCTTGTCTCAAACCTAAAACTTATAACACCTCCAACAACACCTAACAAAGAAAACCCAACAGTACAAGGGAGCTCTGTCGCACAAGAAACCATTCAGCAAGATAAACTGCATGTTGGCGCAGCTATGAATATTAAG GATACCCAGCCGGTGGCACCACCCAGAAAGGATTTGTTAATGGAGGGTGTAGAGAATCGTACTGATGTAATAATGGGAGATCAGAAGGTCGAGCGAGAAGAGGGTGAGTTATCCCCCACCGAAAGTTTTGAGCAAGACAATTATGAGGTTTATAGAGACAATGGCGTTGAGTGTCTTCAGAAACTGCCAGACAATGTAGGAAATAATAAAGAGCAAGAGCACAAAGGAGGTGCAGTCTGTACTGAAGCCAAAGCAAAGAGCAATACTCTCCCTAAAGATGATGAAAATAAAATCACTCACGCCTCAGGAAGCAAATGTGGTGGCCAAGTTTCTTCCGATGAAGAGCATAAAGGAGCTATGAACTGTGACCGGCTTTGCAGTGTGATTGAGAGTGAAAACGAGGCTGTAGGGATGATTAATGCCAATGAGAGTGAAGATGGATCTCTCACATTTTCAGAACGGTATCTGCAACCTGTAAAGCCCCTTGCAAAGCATGTGCCTGGAGCACTACAAGTCAGTGAAAGTAACTCTCCGAATGATTCTCGAGTTTTCTATGGGAATGATTCCTTTTATGTGCTTTTTAGGCTGCATCAA ATGTTGTACGAGAGAATACAATCTGCAAAGATACATTCAGAGAGGAAATGGAAAGCTCCAGATCCAGATAACACATCTCCTGATTCTTATACCAG GTTCATGGATGCTCTCTACAATTTACTTGACGGCTCGAGTGATAATACAAAGTTTGAAGATGAATGCCGAGCTCTTATTGGAGCACAATCATATGTTCTCTTCACATTGGACAAGCTAGTTCAGAAGTTTGTCAAGCAT CTTCATTCAGTTGCAGCTGATGATACAGACACCAAGCTACTGCAACTATACACATATGAGAACTACAGAAAACCGGGAAGGTTCTTTGATATAGTGTACCATGAGAATGCGCGAGCCCTTCTCCATGAGCAGAACATATACCGGATTGAATAT TCATCTGCACAAACCCGTCTCGCGATTCAACTTATGAACAACGGGAACGATCATCAGCCTGAAGTTACAGCTGTAACGGTGGAACCAGGTTTTGCAAATTATCTACAGAATGACTTTCTTTCGCTTGTACCTGATGAAGAAAGACCTGGTCTATTTCTGAAGAG GAACATGGCGAAAATGAGCGGTCCAGATGAATCTTCAGGGATGTTGCGTGCAATGGAAGGACTGAAGATTATCAATGAGGTCGAGTGCAAGATGGCTTGCAGTTCTTCCAAG GTCAAGTATGAACCAAACACATCAGATCTTCTGTATAGAAGCAAGCAGAGGAAACCAAAAGTGAATCCAGATGGGCTTGACAATGATAAAAATCCTGGTAGCAGTGAAACCTCGAGAAAGCGAAGAATATCGCGTTTTCACATGTGTCTGAACCGTAGACTTGCTGCCTTGCCTTTACAACGCGGCTTCAAGCAC GTGTGA
- the LOC106312421 gene encoding pyruvate dehydrogenase E1 component subunit alpha-1, mitochondrial: MALSRLSSRSKGISRPLSAAFSRSISTDTTPITIETSLPFTAHLCDPPSRSVESSTQELLSFFRTMALMRRMEIAADSLYKAKLIRGFCHLYDGQEAVAIGMEAAITKKDAIITAYRDHCIFLGRGGSLYEVFAELMGRQDGCSKGKGGSMHFYKKDSSFYGGHGIVGAQVPLGCGIAFAQKYSKEEAVTFAMYGDGAANQGQLFEALNISALWDLPSILVCENNHYGMGTAEWRAAKSPSYYKRGDYVPGLKVDGMDAFAVKQACKFAKEHALKNGPIILEMDTYRYHGHSMSDPGSTYRTRDEISGVRQERDPIERIKKLVLSHDLATEKELKDMEKEIRKEVDDAIAKAKDCPMPEPSELFTNVYVKGFGTESFGADRKEVKAALP, encoded by the exons ATGGCTCTATCACGCCTCTCATCGCGATCTAAGGGAATCTCTCGTCCCCTCTCCGCCGCCTTCAGCCGTTCCATCTCAACCGACACCACACCGATCACAATCGAGACTTCGCTTCCTTTCACCGCTCACTTATGCGACCCACCCTCTCGCTCCGTCGAATCCTCCACCCAAGAGCTCCTCTCCTTCTTCCGCACCATGGCTCTGATGCGGCGCATGGAGATCGCCGCCGATTCCCTTTACAAAGCGAAGCTAATCCGAGGGTTCTGCCACCTCTACGACGGCCAGGAAGCCGTGGCCATCGGGATGGAGGCTGCGATCACGAAGAAGGACGCGATCATCACGGCGTACCGCGATCACTGCATCTTCCTAGGCCGAGGGGGGTCGCTGTACGAGGTGTTCGCGGAGCTTATGGGGAGGCAAGACGGTTGCTCGAAAGGGAAAGGTGGATCGATGCATTTCTATAAGAAGGATTCGTCGTTTTACGGTGGGCATGGGATTGTCGGTGCTCAGGTTCCGTTAGGGTGTGGGATTGCTTTCGCGCAGAAGTATTCCAAGGAGGAGGCTGTGACGTTCGCTATGTATGGCGATGGTGCTGCGAATCAAGGGCAGCTTTTTGAAGCTTTGAATATCTCTGCTCTTTGGGATTTGCCTTCCATTCTCGTCTGCGAGAACAATCACT ATGGGATGGGAACTGCTGAGTGGAGAGCTGCCAAGAGCCCATCTTACTATAAGCGTGGTGATTATGTTCCTGGTTTGAAG GTAGATGGTATGGATGCGTTTGCTGTCAAACAAGCTTGCAAATTTGCTAAGGAACATGCCTTGAAGAATGGACCGATA ATTCTTGAGATGGACACGTACAGGTACCACGGTCACTCTATGTCCGACCCTGGGAGCACATACCGTACACGAGATGAGATATCTGGTGTGAGACAG GAAAGAGATCCAATTGAGAGAATAAAAAAGCTGGTACTATCTCATGACCTAGCAACCGAGAAGGAGCTTAAG GACATGGAGAAGGAAATTAGGAAAGAAGTAGATGACGCTATTGCCAAAGCTAAG GATTGCCCAATGCCAGAGCCTTCTGAGCTTTTTACCAATGTGTATGTGAAGGGATTTGGCACCGAG TCATTTGGAGCTGACAGAAAAGAAGTCAAAGCTGCACTTCCATGA